A window of the Jeotgalibacillus aurantiacus genome harbors these coding sequences:
- a CDS encoding DNA primase → MEWKKYLQVGAAGFLSLGVLAACGDDTEEPMDTGDTEEEAPMDENTDDNMEEDMEEGMDETEENVEEGMDETEENVDEGMDEMEDEMNEEDSES, encoded by the coding sequence ATGGAATGGAAAAAATACTTACAGGTTGGTGCAGCCGGATTTTTAAGTCTTGGGGTTCTTGCAGCATGTGGTGATGATACTGAGGAACCAATGGATACAGGAGACACGGAAGAAGAGGCACCGATGGATGAAAACACCGATGATAACATGGAAGAGGATATGGAAGAAGGCATGGATGAAACCGAAGAAAACGTAGAAGAAGGTATGGATGAGACAGAGGAAAATGTTGATGAAGGCATGGATGAAATGGAAGATGAGATGAACGAGGAAGACAGTGAATCTTAA